In Desulfobotulus pelophilus, the following proteins share a genomic window:
- a CDS encoding DUF6115 domain-containing protein: MDTLLYWIAIPMAANILLIFFVVLSLRRLAKRLEENAVHSAVNRVLATLRPMVKEAQELSVAFDGQLREKQRLIHSLNENLDRRITALNLLVNRTEVRLQSQENHRHIPESADVQETVLELASQGRSVEHIARELDVSPGEVSLILDLKRKLDALSG, from the coding sequence GTGGATACGCTTCTGTACTGGATTGCCATACCCATGGCAGCGAATATTCTGCTGATTTTTTTTGTGGTCCTGAGTCTCAGGCGGTTGGCGAAACGGCTGGAGGAGAATGCGGTACATTCGGCTGTCAATCGTGTTCTGGCAACCCTCCGTCCTATGGTCAAGGAAGCGCAGGAGCTTTCCGTGGCCTTTGATGGTCAGCTGCGGGAAAAACAGAGGTTGATTCATAGCCTGAATGAAAACCTTGATCGTCGGATTACGGCCCTGAACCTTCTTGTGAACCGTACGGAAGTAAGGTTGCAATCTCAAGAGAATCATCGTCATATACCGGAATCGGCAGATGTTCAGGAGACGGTTCTGGAGCTGGCCTCCCAGGGAAGAAGTGTGGAGCATATTGCCCGTGAGCTGGATGTGAGTCCTGGTGAGGTAAGCCTGATTCTTGACCTGAAACGTAAGCTGGATGCCCTTTCCGGCTAG
- a CDS encoding flagellar hook-length control protein FliK yields MSFSVSLSSLTGFREQSRLEKLLQPGARIRARVTAALGDGRIRLAFGGQSLLLRPEKPLAEGTLLELRVHATPKGPVLEIVTDASPSERIASPSQPAPSFSSQSTGSFGRMLQLLAFLGQRSGSVTSGGERMSFLLPRIPMNADPLEIRNLLRDLVRLLFHDPVPSQGLRSGTVVREMPFFFSLETLAEKEGGVEGRQLVEEFRESLAKNLVEQNRIYIPLPLGLDSLFLLGRFYMDLGDGGRGETGSRILRAGLSLDLESLGRIRADALLLGKDLQLGFGAEAQDILALFENGMPDLMQRLQSLGFHVLPVRYHVLDERGKEEEEESRAQGGCGIIV; encoded by the coding sequence GTGTCTTTTTCTGTTTCCCTATCATCCCTTACGGGCTTCCGTGAACAGAGCCGTCTGGAAAAACTGCTGCAGCCGGGAGCCCGCATCCGTGCAAGGGTCACCGCTGCTTTGGGTGATGGGAGAATCCGTCTGGCGTTTGGCGGGCAGAGTCTTTTGCTGCGGCCGGAAAAACCCCTTGCGGAAGGAACCCTGCTGGAACTGAGGGTGCACGCCACTCCCAAAGGTCCTGTTCTGGAAATTGTTACGGATGCCTCCCCATCTGAAAGAATTGCATCCCCGTCTCAGCCAGCCCCTTCCTTTTCGTCTCAGAGTACGGGATCGTTTGGGCGTATGCTGCAGCTTCTGGCTTTTCTTGGCCAGCGCTCTGGCTCCGTGACCTCCGGAGGAGAAAGGATGTCCTTTCTTCTGCCTCGCATTCCTATGAACGCAGATCCATTGGAAATCCGGAATCTTTTGCGTGATCTGGTCAGACTGCTGTTCCATGACCCGGTCCCATCTCAGGGACTGCGCAGTGGCACGGTTGTCAGGGAGATGCCTTTTTTCTTTTCCCTTGAGACCCTGGCAGAAAAGGAAGGGGGGGTGGAAGGCCGTCAGCTGGTAGAGGAGTTTCGGGAGAGCCTGGCAAAGAATCTTGTGGAACAGAACAGAATCTATATTCCCCTTCCCCTTGGGCTGGATAGTCTGTTTCTTCTGGGCCGTTTTTATATGGATCTGGGAGATGGGGGAAGGGGTGAGACAGGTTCCCGCATACTTCGGGCTGGTTTGTCCCTCGATCTGGAAAGTCTTGGGCGCATACGGGCGGATGCGTTATTGCTTGGCAAGGATCTTCAGCTGGGCTTTGGTGCGGAAGCTCAGGATATTCTGGCTCTTTTTGAAAATGGTATGCCCGATCTGATGCAGAGGTTGCAGTCCCTTGGTTTTCATGTTCTTCCCGTTCGCTATCATGTGCTGGATGAGAGGGGGAAAGAAGAGGAAGAAGAAAGCAGGGCGCAGGGAGGATGCGGTATCATTGTTTGA
- a CDS encoding EscU/YscU/HrcU family type III secretion system export apparatus switch protein produces MDKKSQSGKESRRKAVALRYKALEDAAPKVLAKGRGSLAERILALAEEYGIPVKEDRDLVTLLEKLDVGREIPPDLYQVVAELLAFVYRTGNNHRK; encoded by the coding sequence ATGGATAAAAAATCACAATCCGGAAAGGAGTCCCGTCGCAAGGCTGTGGCTTTGCGGTATAAAGCTCTGGAGGACGCAGCCCCCAAGGTTCTGGCCAAGGGCAGAGGCAGCCTTGCGGAGAGAATTCTGGCACTGGCGGAAGAGTACGGCATCCCCGTAAAGGAGGACAGGGATCTGGTGACTCTCTTGGAAAAGCTGGATGTGGGCAGAGAGATTCCGCCGGATCTGTATCAGGTTGTGGCAGAGCTCCTTGCCTTTGTTTACCGTACGGGAAACAATCACCGTAAATAA
- a CDS encoding flagellar hook-basal body protein has protein sequence MILQMTRPVQGGLRQERHFENTSNHLANVDTPGFKKDIVSFDSAFKAQLNTDLSQGSVRVTGNDLDFALEDEGFFVIETPRGLRYTRNGNFTVNAEGFLVTQQGEPVLAGGVPLGVGDGRLYADSQGNIFVDEELVAALDVVTFANLEDLEKEGRTQFRYKGDAEDALLPANIRMKQGALEMANVDVVEEMSHMISIHRMYEIQQKMMMTIDEMDTKAITELGRSPA, from the coding sequence ATGATTCTTCAAATGACAAGACCGGTACAGGGCGGGTTGCGCCAGGAGCGGCATTTTGAGAACACATCCAACCACCTCGCGAATGTGGATACCCCCGGTTTCAAGAAAGATATCGTATCCTTTGACAGTGCTTTCAAAGCACAGCTGAACACGGACCTGAGCCAGGGGTCGGTTCGGGTAACGGGAAATGATCTGGATTTTGCTCTGGAAGATGAGGGCTTTTTTGTCATCGAAACTCCCAGAGGCCTTCGGTATACCCGTAACGGTAACTTTACGGTGAACGCGGAAGGTTTTCTTGTCACCCAGCAGGGAGAGCCTGTGCTGGCAGGAGGCGTTCCCCTTGGCGTCGGAGACGGCAGGCTGTATGCCGACAGCCAGGGCAACATTTTCGTGGATGAGGAGCTGGTGGCCGCTCTGGACGTGGTGACCTTTGCCAATCTGGAAGATCTGGAAAAAGAGGGCCGCACTCAGTTCCGTTACAAAGGTGATGCGGAGGATGCCCTGCTGCCGGCGAATATACGCATGAAACAGGGGGCGCTGGAAATGGCCAATGTGGATGTTGTGGAAGAAATGAGTCACATGATTTCCATACACCGAATGTATGAAATTCAGCAGAAAATGATGATGACCATTGATGAGATGGATACCAAAGCCATTACGGAGCTGGGCCGTTCACCGGCGTGA
- the flgG gene encoding flagellar basal-body rod protein FlgG, which translates to MIRGLWTAASGMVAQQMQTDVVANNLANTNTTGFKKSRANFQDVMYQTMLVAGAITPGGGQIPSGIQVGLGVRPSSVQKIFTEGDYTQTGNDLDFAIEGRGFFQVMHNGEPLYTRAGNFTRDSDGFITTPAGDRLQPEIAIPPETILITMQSNGMLTAHGPGEEILLQEQITLFNFINPSGLFAMGQNLLRPTEGSGEAIEGIPGEDGLGTLANNYLEMSNVSVVEEMVAMIVGQRAYEANSKSVQTADTMLGLANGLKR; encoded by the coding sequence ATGATACGAGGTCTCTGGACGGCTGCTTCAGGAATGGTGGCCCAGCAGATGCAGACGGATGTGGTGGCTAATAATCTGGCCAACACCAATACCACGGGTTTCAAAAAAAGCAGGGCCAATTTTCAGGATGTGATGTACCAGACCATGCTGGTGGCTGGCGCTATTACTCCCGGTGGAGGACAGATTCCTTCGGGTATTCAGGTAGGGCTTGGGGTTCGTCCTTCCAGTGTGCAGAAGATTTTTACGGAAGGGGATTATACCCAGACGGGTAATGATCTGGATTTTGCCATAGAGGGCCGGGGTTTTTTTCAGGTGATGCATAATGGGGAACCCCTTTATACAAGGGCAGGGAATTTCACCAGGGATTCGGATGGTTTTATCACAACGCCTGCGGGAGACCGTCTGCAGCCGGAAATTGCCATTCCTCCGGAAACAATTCTGATCACCATGCAGTCCAACGGTATGCTCACCGCCCATGGGCCGGGAGAGGAAATTCTTTTGCAGGAACAGATAACTCTTTTCAATTTCATTAACCCTTCCGGACTTTTTGCCATGGGACAGAATCTGCTGCGGCCGACGGAAGGATCGGGAGAAGCCATTGAAGGCATACCTGGGGAAGATGGGCTGGGAACCCTTGCCAACAATTATCTGGAAATGTCCAATGTGAGTGTTGTGGAAGAAATGGTGGCCATGATTGTGGGGCAGCGCGCCTATGAGGCCAACTCCAAAAGTGTGCAGACGGCGGATACCATGCTGGGGCTGGCTAACGGTCTGAAGCGGTAG
- the flgA gene encoding flagellar basal body P-ring formation chaperone FlgA, with the protein MERFRWLYIIGLILVLGTEGAGAPVRVVLPESVSVRGDEIFLGQVARIDGTSDLDDFSLGRSPGPGSSLNLPGSRIRIRILQQFPDAECEIPGIVRVERQGQHISEERVRVLVHEALQKENRDVSVRIRDLRLVGQNVFALGRLTLGRLETTGTGSRVRGQFPVYVDGNSAGNLRFVAQIDRMGTVLVATRNLEKDGMIRPEDLRQERRDITGLRGDVLSHPDQALGMALRLRVGEGDVLRSDRLIRPPLVRRGDPVRMVVESDNLRVHTSGQALRDGGLGDRIPVENLRTGKVVQGEVMAAGRVRLAF; encoded by the coding sequence ATGGAACGATTCAGGTGGCTATATATCATAGGGCTTATTCTGGTGCTGGGAACGGAAGGGGCTGGTGCCCCGGTGAGGGTGGTGCTGCCGGAGTCTGTATCGGTCAGGGGAGATGAAATTTTTCTGGGACAGGTTGCCCGGATTGATGGGACTTCTGATTTGGATGATTTTTCCCTTGGTCGCAGTCCCGGACCGGGAAGCAGCCTGAACCTGCCGGGTAGCCGTATCCGTATCCGCATTCTTCAGCAATTTCCCGATGCAGAATGTGAGATCCCCGGGATTGTAAGGGTGGAACGTCAGGGCCAGCATATTTCAGAAGAGCGGGTCCGTGTACTGGTGCATGAGGCCCTGCAGAAAGAAAACAGGGATGTTTCCGTGCGGATCCGGGATTTGCGCCTGGTGGGTCAGAATGTTTTCGCTCTGGGCCGATTGACTCTGGGAAGACTGGAAACAACGGGAACGGGAAGCCGGGTCCGGGGACAGTTTCCTGTTTATGTGGATGGAAACAGTGCGGGTAATCTACGGTTTGTTGCGCAGATTGATCGCATGGGTACCGTTCTGGTGGCTACCAGAAATCTGGAGAAAGATGGCATGATTCGTCCGGAAGATTTGCGGCAGGAACGAAGGGACATTACGGGTTTGAGGGGGGATGTGCTCAGCCATCCGGATCAGGCTCTGGGAATGGCCCTTCGTCTCAGGGTGGGTGAAGGGGATGTGCTGCGTTCTGATCGGCTGATCCGCCCCCCTCTTGTGCGGCGGGGAGATCCGGTTCGCATGGTTGTGGAAAGTGATAACCTGAGGGTGCATACCTCCGGTCAGGCACTGCGGGACGGTGGACTCGGGGACCGCATTCCCGTGGAAAACCTTCGCACGGGTAAGGTGGTGCAGGGAGAAGTGATGGCCGCAGGGCGGGTGCGTTTGGCCTTTTAA
- a CDS encoding flagellar basal body L-ring protein FlgH: MDRKRWLLTGVGLAMLAGCGGSPPSQQASLAPHARGVEAPAAFFGAVPPAEGSLWSESGDMLFTDQRARRVGDTVIVDIVENASSQVAANTKLERDSTTRAGIPNAFGLTNNLGGNIDPARLFQANTVTDFDGSGKSDRSGRITASIGARVVQVLPNGNVMVYGSRELRVNHETQYITVSGVIRPKDIGSDNRVQSTVLADARIEYSGRGVIAEKQKPGWMTRVIDRYWPF, translated from the coding sequence ATGGACAGAAAACGATGGCTGCTGACGGGAGTGGGTCTGGCTATGCTGGCCGGATGTGGTGGAAGTCCCCCTTCCCAGCAGGCTTCTCTGGCTCCCCATGCAAGGGGTGTGGAGGCACCGGCTGCTTTTTTTGGTGCCGTTCCTCCAGCAGAGGGATCTCTCTGGAGCGAATCCGGTGATATGCTGTTTACGGATCAGCGGGCCAGACGGGTTGGGGACACGGTGATTGTGGATATCGTGGAAAATGCTTCCTCTCAGGTGGCGGCCAATACCAAGCTGGAACGGGACAGTACCACAAGGGCTGGAATCCCCAATGCTTTTGGGCTGACCAATAATCTGGGTGGAAATATTGATCCGGCGCGGCTGTTTCAGGCCAATACCGTTACAGATTTTGACGGCTCAGGAAAAAGTGACCGCTCCGGACGGATTACCGCCTCCATTGGAGCCCGTGTGGTGCAGGTTTTGCCCAATGGCAATGTGATGGTTTACGGAAGCAGGGAACTCAGGGTGAATCATGAAACCCAGTATATAACGGTTTCAGGAGTGATCCGTCCTAAGGATATCGGTTCAGACAACCGGGTGCAGTCTACGGTTCTTGCGGATGCCCGCATAGAATATTCAGGTCGTGGCGTGATTGCAGAGAAGCAGAAGCCCGGGTGGATGACAAGGGTTATTGACAGGTACTGGCCTTTCTAG
- a CDS encoding flagellar basal body P-ring protein FlgI, producing the protein MAGWNGNKKGLYLAFFLAAVLWVPAHGARLKDMGAFQGVRSNQLVGYGIVVGLDGTGDKNSPLTTQALASMMDRMGISIDRNQINVKNVAAVMVTANLPPFARVGNRLDVSISSMGDAKSLGGGTLLLTPLKGVDGHVYALAQGALALGGHGAGGAGGGQTKNHLLAGRIAGGGTVEREIPFRLDGRSSLTLSLYQPDFTTAIRVTEVINRALGEPLARALDSGAIGIRVPEHLQNSIPMFIAGIESLEVDPDMPARIVVNEKTGTVVIGENVRISTVAVAHGNLSISVREMARVSQPEAFGGGETVVVPETEIEVDEEMANVMLMGGGATIGELVRALNAIGVTPRDMISIFQTIKAAGALQADLEIM; encoded by the coding sequence ATGGCAGGATGGAACGGAAATAAAAAGGGCTTGTATCTGGCTTTCTTTTTGGCAGCGGTACTGTGGGTACCGGCCCATGGTGCACGCCTGAAGGACATGGGTGCCTTTCAGGGCGTGCGGTCCAATCAGCTGGTTGGCTATGGCATTGTGGTGGGACTGGATGGGACGGGGGATAAAAACAGCCCGCTTACCACCCAGGCACTGGCCAGCATGATGGACCGCATGGGGATCAGTATAGACCGGAATCAGATCAATGTGAAAAACGTTGCGGCTGTTATGGTTACGGCTAATCTGCCTCCTTTTGCCCGTGTGGGCAACAGGCTGGATGTAAGTATTTCTTCCATGGGGGATGCCAAAAGCCTCGGAGGTGGTACCCTGCTGCTGACTCCGCTGAAGGGGGTAGACGGTCATGTCTATGCCCTTGCTCAGGGAGCTTTGGCCCTTGGGGGGCATGGTGCAGGAGGGGCAGGGGGCGGGCAGACCAAAAACCATCTGCTGGCGGGCCGTATTGCAGGGGGGGGAACCGTGGAGAGGGAAATCCCTTTCCGGCTGGATGGTCGTTCCAGTCTGACCCTTTCTTTGTATCAGCCGGATTTTACAACGGCCATACGGGTAACGGAAGTGATCAACCGGGCATTGGGGGAGCCGCTGGCAAGGGCTCTGGATTCCGGGGCCATCGGTATCCGCGTACCGGAGCATCTGCAGAATTCCATCCCCATGTTCATTGCGGGGATTGAATCCCTTGAGGTGGATCCGGATATGCCGGCCCGCATTGTGGTGAATGAAAAGACAGGAACGGTGGTTATTGGTGAGAATGTGAGAATTTCCACGGTGGCTGTGGCCCACGGTAATCTGAGTATTTCCGTGAGGGAAATGGCAAGGGTGAGTCAGCCGGAAGCCTTTGGCGGAGGCGAAACCGTTGTGGTTCCGGAAACGGAAATTGAGGTGGATGAGGAAATGGCCAATGTCATGCTCATGGGGGGCGGTGCCACTATAGGCGAGCTGGTACGCGCGCTCAATGCCATTGGTGTGACCCCAAGGGATATGATCAGTATTTTTCAGACCATCAAGGCAGCCGGTGCCCTGCAGGCGGATCTGGAGATTATGTAG
- a CDS encoding rod-binding protein, translating into MRLDSGVQMAMVSESRIAGDVKAAAKIAEKERLKEACAGFEAIMLQTMMKAMRQTLPEGGIFNRSQAEEIWESRMDEELADRISRGHNSPGLRDFLYRQLARPDSEG; encoded by the coding sequence ATGCGTCTGGATAGCGGTGTACAGATGGCAATGGTTTCGGAATCCAGAATAGCCGGGGACGTGAAGGCGGCGGCAAAGATTGCCGAAAAGGAAAGGCTGAAGGAGGCCTGTGCCGGTTTTGAGGCCATCATGCTTCAGACCATGATGAAGGCCATGCGGCAAACTTTGCCGGAAGGAGGCATTTTCAACCGCAGTCAGGCAGAAGAGATATGGGAGTCCCGCATGGATGAGGAATTGGCTGATCGTATTTCCAGAGGTCATAACAGCCCAGGATTGCGTGATTTTCTTTATCGTCAGCTGGCAAGGCCGGACTCGGAAGGGTGA
- the flgN gene encoding flagellar export chaperone FlgN — MGLKEELMALYQEKITCFEGLLDVLDREAEVLKSGDVTPLWILAEEKQAAAAAILAVRERIIQTMSLAGRTMDVDGMHFQTDLLAGRLSFDEKKVLEPFFLAVHTLREQVKNTADANLGYVRLCLDVVGEMMSAFMQPRQQAGYDRNRRMAGAANGYVNRRV; from the coding sequence ATGGGACTCAAGGAAGAGCTGATGGCCCTTTACCAGGAAAAAATTACCTGCTTTGAAGGTCTGCTCGATGTGCTGGACAGGGAAGCAGAGGTGTTGAAATCGGGTGATGTTACCCCTCTCTGGATTCTGGCCGAAGAAAAACAGGCCGCAGCCGCAGCCATTCTTGCTGTGCGGGAACGGATTATCCAGACCATGTCTCTGGCAGGCCGTACCATGGATGTGGATGGTATGCATTTTCAAACCGATCTCCTTGCGGGCCGCCTTTCTTTTGATGAAAAAAAGGTACTGGAGCCCTTTTTTCTTGCTGTGCATACCTTGCGGGAACAGGTGAAAAATACGGCAGACGCCAATCTGGGTTATGTTCGTCTCTGTCTGGATGTGGTGGGTGAAATGATGTCTGCTTTTATGCAGCCCCGGCAGCAGGCGGGTTATGACCGTAACCGCCGCATGGCAGGTGCCGCCAACGGGTATGTCAACCGGAGGGTCTGA